The Hymenobacter sp. DG25A nucleotide sequence CCCTGATTACCAAGTCGAAGTTTGTGCGCAACCGCGCCCTTACTACGTTCTTTGCTGAGCTGGAGCCGCTGAAAGGCCTGCGCTTCCGCACCAACATTGGCGCCGACCTGGTTTTCGACAACTACAACGCCTTCACGCCTTCTGCCGGTGCTAACTCACCGCGCTACTCGGTGGCAGGTGCTGCGGCCTACAACAACTACAACCCCAGCTACCTGATTGAAAACACGCTGACCTATGATCGGCTGTTTGCTGACAAGCACCAGGTAACGGTGCTGGTGGGCCAGTCGGCGCAGGAGTTCAACTACAGCACGCTGTCGGCGGGCCGTTCCGGCTACCTCAACAACGATCTGCAGCAAATCAATAACGGCCCCATTAATGCGGCCCTCGGCAACGGCGGCACCAGCAGCCAGAACCGTCTGGCCAGCTACTTTGGCCGCGTTAACTACGATTACGCCGGCAAGTATCTGCTCTCGGCCACCCTGCGCCGCGATGGCAGTTCAGCCTTTGCGCTGGGTGAGAAATTCGGTTGGTTCCCCGGCGTTTCGGCCGGCTGGAGACTTTCGGAAGAGAATTTCGTGAAAGATATCAGCGCCATCAGCAACCTGAAGCTGCGCGCAGGCTGGGGCCGGGTAGGTAACCCCCTGAACGCTGGTCAGTTTGCTTATCTGGCGGGTATAAACTCGGGCATTACCTATGTATTTGGTCCCGATGGAACCGTAGTGGCCGGTGCTGCTCCTACGCGTCAGCAGAACACGCAGCTGAAGTGGGAAAACAACGAGCAGACCAACTTGGGCGTTGACCTGGGCTTGTGGGGTAACCGCTTGGAGACCAGCATTGACGTATACAGCCGCAAGTCGCCGAATCTGATCAGCTCCGTACCGCCTTCCCTGGTGTCCGGTACTTATGAGTCAGTGCCGACCAACGCCATTTCGGCCGTGAACAAGGGTCTGGACGTGTCTATTACCACCCGTAACTACGTTGGCGGCGAATCCGGCTTTAACTGGACCAGCTCCCTGATTTTCTCTACGTACAAGAGCAACATTGAAAACCTGGGCACGGCCGTTCCTTTCAATGGCCTCAATAACCGCCTGGGCTCACCCATTGTGCGCTACGACCAAGGCCAGCCCTTCGGCGCCTTCTACGGCTACGTAGCCGATGGCCTGTTCCAGACCCAAGAAGAAGTAACCAGCCACGCTACCCAGCAAACAGGTACGGCTCCCGGCGACATCCGCTTCAAGGATATTAACAACGACGGCGTTATCAACGATGCCGACCGTACCTTCATCGGCAACCCGAACCCGGACTTCACCTACGGCCTGAACAACACGCTGACCTGGAAGGGTTTTGATCTAAACCTGTTCATTCAGGGCTCGCAGGGCAATGATATCTACAACCTGAACCGTTTCTACACGGAAGGTGGCCTGTATAGCAACGGTAACTCCAGCACCCGCGTGCTGGGCCGCTGGACCGGTGCCGGTACCAGCAACGATGTGCCGCGTGCCATTGCCGGCGACCCCAACCAGAACCTGCGCGTAAGCAGCTACTTCATCGAAGACGGCTCTTACCTGCGCATCAAAACGCTGACGCTGGGCTACAACCTGCCCAAAACGGTACTCAGCCGCCTGGCTTCCCAGCAAATGCGGGTGTACGTGTCGGCGCAGAACCTGCTGACGCTGACCAAGTACACGGGCTTCGACCCGGAACTGGGACAGGGCGGCGTAGACCGGGGTATCTATCCTCAGTCGCGCGTGCTGCTGGCCGGTCTGAACATCGGTTTCTAACCCTTTTCCACCTGCGCGCTTGCCTGGGCAAGAGGCGCACTCCCCTCAAAAATTACACTAATGAATACTTCCAAAAATGTACTTGTCGCGATGTTGCTGGCAGGAATGCTGGCAGGCTGCGGCGAGAGCTTCCTGGATGAGTCGCCGCGCGACTCTGTAACCACCGAAAACTTTTACAAAACAGAAACCGACGCCATTCTGGCCGTAAATGCCGCGTATGCTGAGCTAAGCCGGGGTGGCCAGTACAACTACGCCCTGTGGGGTATCGGCGACATCATGTCGGACAACTCCTTCACCGGTGGTGGGGGCGGTGGCGACGGCGCCGAGCAGCAGCAGCTCGACAACTTCAACATCCCCACCAGCAACCCGCTGACAACCCGCCTGTGGGGTGGCTGCTACGTGGGCATTGGGCGCGCCAACCTAGTGCTGCAGAAAGTGCCCGGCATTGCCAACATGAACGAAGGCATCCGGAAGCGCTGCCTGGGCGAAGCCCAGTTCCTGCGGGCCAAGTATTACTTTGACCTGGTGCGTGCCTACGGCGACGTGCCGCTGGTAACCGTACCGCCTACCAGCCCCGCCGACGTGGCCATTCCACGCACCCCGGCTGAGCAGGTATACGCGCAGATTGAAAAGGATCTGACGGATGCCATCGGCAACCTGCCGGAGAGCTATAGCGGTGTTGATCTGGGCCGTGCTACCAAGTGGGCCGCCACCGGCCTGCTGGCTAAAGTGCACATCACGCGCGGCAACAAAGCGGCGGCTGCCCAACGGGCACTGGAAGTCATTAATGGCAGCGGCAAAAGCCTGTGGGCCAACTATGGCGACAACTTCAAAGTAGCCAACGAGAACGGCAAAGAGTCCATTTTCGAGGTGCAGTACATCAATGGTAAGAATGAGTATACCTTCGATGGTCTGGGCTTTGTAGGCAATGAGTTCTTTGGGCCCCGCGGTATGGGCCTGGTGCCCCAGGGCGGCTACGGCTTCAACATTCCGGAGAAAGAGTTTGTAGACGGCTACGAGGATGGCGACAAGCGCCGCGACGTAACCATCTGGAAGCCCGGCGACGCGTATCCGGCCGGTAGTGCCGTTGCTGCGCAGCCCGCGCAGCTGGTAGGCTCGCCCTTCGGCTTCAACGTGAAGAAATGGTTTGTAGGCAAGGTGAACACCAACGTGTGGGATTCGCCGCTCAACATTCCGGTTCTGCGCCTGGCCGAAGTGTACCTGATTTATGCTGAAGCCGTGGGCCCTACGGCCGATGGCTTCAAGTACCTGAACATGGTGCGCCGCCGCGCTTTCGGTGAGGCTATTGATGCGCCTTCTTCCCACGACCTGACGGCCGCCAACACCTCCAATTTCACGGATGCCGTGATACGGGAGCGTCGGTATGAGTTGGCTTTCGAAGACGACCGTTGGTTTGACCTCAAGCGTACCGGCAAGCTGCTGACTTTGCCCGCACTGCAGGCCAAAGGCGTAAAAGCCTTCAACGTGCTGCTGCCCATTCCGCAGTCCGAGCGTGATGCCAATCCTAACCTTACTCAAAACCCCGGCTACTAAGCCGTATTCGCTATAAATGATGACTCAGACATTTCACCATATCACGGGGCGGCGACTATTGGCGCTGCTCGTGGCGGCTCCTCTGCTGCTGGCTTCCTGCGAAAAGGAAGACTATAAGCTGGAAGGCCCCGTACCTACCGCCGATTTTTCGGCCCAGGTAAACACCACTGAATACCCTTCGGTGGTAACCTTCACCAACAACAGCAAAGACGCTTTCCTGTACCAGTGGGACTTCGGCGACGGTTCGCCGCTGGCCTCAGGCCAGAACGTGACGCACACCTACAAGCGCCCCGGCACCTTTAAGGTGCAGCTGATTACGGCAGGTAGGGGCGGTACGGGTGTATCGCAGCAGAAAGACGTCGTTATTCCTTCTGCTTCCGATAATACGGCCTTCGTGGGCCTCACCAACAGCACCACCACCGGCAACCGCGCCTGGGTGCTCACAAATAAGGCCGGCGCCATTACCAAGCTGGCGGCCAACGGCACCACGGTATTATCATCGTCGGCGGCGGGCAGCCTGCCCGATTGCCAGGCAGATGATGAAGTGACGTTTACCAGCACCTTCACCTACAGCTACAATGCCGGCGACGGCACGTACGTGAACGGCGCCTGCGGCACGGCTAAAACCACCACGTCGGACTTCATTTTCCGCCCAACCGGCACCACCGGCGGGCAGATTGTGCTGAAGCGCAACGGTGCCTTTATTGGCGTGGCTGATTCCGTGAAGAACAAGACCTACGACATCCTGGAAGCGTCTGCTACCACGCTGAAGCTGCGGGGCGAAAACCCGGACGGCACCTTCACGGTGCTCACCTACATGCCCCAGCTTTCTGCTCTGGACCGCGTGAAGCAGCTCCTGACCGGTGGCAGCTCCAAAACCTGGTTGCTGCAGAATGATGTGGATGCCCCCATTATTGTAGGCACCGAGGGCAACCCCGGTCAGTACTTCCCAGGCGTGAAAGCCGGTGAGCTGCCTACCTGCCAGTCAGATGATGAGTACACCTTCTCCGATGCCAACGTATTCACCTACAACGCCAAGGATCAAACCTTCGTGGCCGGTGACTACACCTGCCAGGCGCCGCGTTCCGGCACTTCCAGCTTCAGCTTCGGCCCTGCCGACGGCGCCGGTCTGGCCCAGTTTGAGTTCAGCAAGCCCGGTACCTTCATTGGCGTAACCGATGCCCCGGACCTGACCTACCGGATTATCTCCATTGATGAAACCCATATGGTGCTGCGGGCTGGCAAGCCTAGCGGTACGGTGTTCCAGATGAAGCTGGTGGCGAAATAACCTGCCGCAAATCTTCTCTAAACTAACTATGACAGTACCATTCAATATTACCCTGCGGGGACTATGGATTGGGGCCAGCGTTTCGCTGGCCCTGACTACCCTGGCCTGCACGGAAGAGAAAGCCAAAGTGGTTCCTAAGCCCACGCCCAAACCCACCGAGGTAAATGCCGAAGCCCGCGACTACGCTCAGTACACGGAGCTGAAGTGGAGCGACGAGTTTGACGCCGGCGCGCTGGACCAAACCAAGTGGACGTATGAGCTGGGCGGCGGCGGCTGGGGTAACAACGAGCTGCAGGCCTACACCAATTCCAACGAAAATACCTTCCTCACGGGCGGTAATCTGGTTATTGAAGCCAAACAGCAACAAAGCGGCTCCAACCCGTACACCTCGGCCCGCCTAATCACCAAAGGCAAGCAGAGCTTTACGTTCGGCCGCATTGATGTGCGCGCCAAGCTGCCGAAAGGCAAAGGCGTGTGGCCCGCCATCTGGATGATGGGCTCCAATATTGACCAGGTAAGCTGGCCGGCCTGCGGGGAAATTGACATTATGGAGCTGCGCGGCAGTCAGCCCAGCAAGGTGCTGTCTACCATGCACTTTGGCAATACCCCCTCTGACCACCGCTATAAATCTGGTCCGGAGCAGGTGCTGGCTTCCGGCACTTATGCTGATGACTTTCACATCTACAGCGTAGTGCGCAGCCAGGATCAGATTCGGGTGTTTCTGGATGGCAAGCAGTTCTTCACCTTCACGCCCTCGGATGCCTCGCCGTACCCGTTCAACAATCCGTTCTTCATGATTCTGAACGTGGCTGTTGGGGGAAACTTTGATGGCAACCCCGATGCCAGCACGCAGTTTCCGCAGCGGATGACCGTGGATTACGTTCGTTTTTATCAATACAAATAAACCAACCGAAGTAGTGAGCGACCGTAACCGGCTGGGAGAAGGACCAAGCGTAGAGGAAAAGCATGGCGGCTTCACCCGACTGGCCTGGTTACTGGCCATAGCTTTGTTGGGCACAGGAGCCTATATGCTGCTTCGGCAGCCGCCCCGCCCGGAGTATCGGGCGCCGCTGGCGGCCCAGGCCCCAGTCATTGACGGGCAGTCCACCGACGCCTGCTGGGCGGCGGCGCCCTGGCGCCCGCTGGACCAGCGCTGGGTAGGTGCGGCCACCAGCCCCACCGATTTTTCAGGCCGCTACAAAGTGGTCTGGACGCCGGAGCGCCTGTATGTGCTGGCTGAAATCACCGATGACGTAGTGCGTGATACGCACCCCGACCCGCTGGTAACCTGGTGGGATGATGACTGCCTGGAAATTTTTGTGGATCCGGACCAATCCGGCGGCGACCATCAGTACAACTACAATGCCTGGGCCTATCACGTGGCCCTTAATGGCCATGTAGTAGATATGGGTACCGATCAGAAAGGCCATCTGTATGATGACCACGTGCAAAGCAGCCACACCCAGCGCGGCAAC carries:
- a CDS encoding SusC/RagA family TonB-linked outer membrane protein, with amino-acid sequence MSQPSTSYLLLRRAALVAACGWPTLVVPAQAALPASLSPAALVQASAADVTVSGRVTQPNGDGLPGVTIVVKGTTRGTSTNSNGNFTIVAPEGSTLIFSYVGYQRQEVPITGANASLNVTLLEDLQALNEVVVVGYGTQERTSVTGAVSSISGKDIASQPVADPTQALQGRAAGVTVTQNSGAPGGAGGTSVRVRGITSAGNNSPLYVIDGYPLPSSDANGNSIENQLNAINPNDIESIDVLKDASATAIYGLRAANGVVIITTKRGKAGTSNVNLDVYRGVQEVWRKLDLLNAEEYAVINNESRLAKGDATLPALRNPQALGEGTDWQDQVFRKAAIQSYNLSASGGSEKARYSVSGGYFKQDGTLNGSHFDRFTLRVNGDVQLNRVLKVGNSLSLTHLTDRQVDTGGSEFGVLSNVLQAPPTIPVYNENGSWYEPTATADNYVEPNPVMQSLITKSKFVRNRALTTFFAELEPLKGLRFRTNIGADLVFDNYNAFTPSAGANSPRYSVAGAAAYNNYNPSYLIENTLTYDRLFADKHQVTVLVGQSAQEFNYSTLSAGRSGYLNNDLQQINNGPINAALGNGGTSSQNRLASYFGRVNYDYAGKYLLSATLRRDGSSAFALGEKFGWFPGVSAGWRLSEENFVKDISAISNLKLRAGWGRVGNPLNAGQFAYLAGINSGITYVFGPDGTVVAGAAPTRQQNTQLKWENNEQTNLGVDLGLWGNRLETSIDVYSRKSPNLISSVPPSLVSGTYESVPTNAISAVNKGLDVSITTRNYVGGESGFNWTSSLIFSTYKSNIENLGTAVPFNGLNNRLGSPIVRYDQGQPFGAFYGYVADGLFQTQEEVTSHATQQTGTAPGDIRFKDINNDGVINDADRTFIGNPNPDFTYGLNNTLTWKGFDLNLFIQGSQGNDIYNLNRFYTEGGLYSNGNSSTRVLGRWTGAGTSNDVPRAIAGDPNQNLRVSSYFIEDGSYLRIKTLTLGYNLPKTVLSRLASQQMRVYVSAQNLLTLTKYTGFDPELGQGGVDRGIYPQSRVLLAGLNIGF
- a CDS encoding RagB/SusD family nutrient uptake outer membrane protein — its product is MNTSKNVLVAMLLAGMLAGCGESFLDESPRDSVTTENFYKTETDAILAVNAAYAELSRGGQYNYALWGIGDIMSDNSFTGGGGGGDGAEQQQLDNFNIPTSNPLTTRLWGGCYVGIGRANLVLQKVPGIANMNEGIRKRCLGEAQFLRAKYYFDLVRAYGDVPLVTVPPTSPADVAIPRTPAEQVYAQIEKDLTDAIGNLPESYSGVDLGRATKWAATGLLAKVHITRGNKAAAAQRALEVINGSGKSLWANYGDNFKVANENGKESIFEVQYINGKNEYTFDGLGFVGNEFFGPRGMGLVPQGGYGFNIPEKEFVDGYEDGDKRRDVTIWKPGDAYPAGSAVAAQPAQLVGSPFGFNVKKWFVGKVNTNVWDSPLNIPVLRLAEVYLIYAEAVGPTADGFKYLNMVRRRAFGEAIDAPSSHDLTAANTSNFTDAVIRERRYELAFEDDRWFDLKRTGKLLTLPALQAKGVKAFNVLLPIPQSERDANPNLTQNPGY
- a CDS encoding PKD domain-containing protein, whose translation is MMTQTFHHITGRRLLALLVAAPLLLASCEKEDYKLEGPVPTADFSAQVNTTEYPSVVTFTNNSKDAFLYQWDFGDGSPLASGQNVTHTYKRPGTFKVQLITAGRGGTGVSQQKDVVIPSASDNTAFVGLTNSTTTGNRAWVLTNKAGAITKLAANGTTVLSSSAAGSLPDCQADDEVTFTSTFTYSYNAGDGTYVNGACGTAKTTTSDFIFRPTGTTGGQIVLKRNGAFIGVADSVKNKTYDILEASATTLKLRGENPDGTFTVLTYMPQLSALDRVKQLLTGGSSKTWLLQNDVDAPIIVGTEGNPGQYFPGVKAGELPTCQSDDEYTFSDANVFTYNAKDQTFVAGDYTCQAPRSGTSSFSFGPADGAGLAQFEFSKPGTFIGVTDAPDLTYRIISIDETHMVLRAGKPSGTVFQMKLVAK
- a CDS encoding glycoside hydrolase family 16 protein; this encodes MTVPFNITLRGLWIGASVSLALTTLACTEEKAKVVPKPTPKPTEVNAEARDYAQYTELKWSDEFDAGALDQTKWTYELGGGGWGNNELQAYTNSNENTFLTGGNLVIEAKQQQSGSNPYTSARLITKGKQSFTFGRIDVRAKLPKGKGVWPAIWMMGSNIDQVSWPACGEIDIMELRGSQPSKVLSTMHFGNTPSDHRYKSGPEQVLASGTYADDFHIYSVVRSQDQIRVFLDGKQFFTFTPSDASPYPFNNPFFMILNVAVGGNFDGNPDASTQFPQRMTVDYVRFYQYK
- a CDS encoding sugar-binding protein, whose amino-acid sequence is MSDRNRLGEGPSVEEKHGGFTRLAWLLAIALLGTGAYMLLRQPPRPEYRAPLAAQAPVIDGQSTDACWAAAPWRPLDQRWVGAATSPTDFSGRYKVVWTPERLYVLAEITDDVVRDTHPDPLVTWWDDDCLEIFVDPDQSGGDHQYNYNAWAYHVALNGHVVDMGTDQKGHLYDDHVQSSHTQRGNITTWETSVALYPDTYDEKNPAANQPQTIRANTPIGFALAYCDNDASVERENFFGSVPVAGADKNRGWIDASIFGTLLPVESAAPKP